A part of Vigna radiata var. radiata cultivar VC1973A chromosome 11, Vradiata_ver6, whole genome shotgun sequence genomic DNA contains:
- the LOC106778005 gene encoding probable xyloglucan endotransglucosylase/hydrolase protein 6, with the protein MAIINAFGNIRLYGFLLSWFLVSAVCVWGRPATFLQDFQISWSESHIKQIDQGRAIQLILDKNSGCGFASKSKYMFGRVSMKIKLIPGDSAGTVTAFYMNSDTDTVRDELDFEFLGNRSGQPYTVQTNIYAHGKGDREQRVNLWFDPSADFHTYTIMWNHHHIVFYVDDFPIRVYKNNEAKGIAYPKMQAMGVYSTLWEADNWATRGGLEKIDWSKAPFYAYYKDFDIEGCPSPGPANCASNQSNWWEGATYQALNAMEARRYRWVRLNHMIYDYCQDKPRYTVIPPECLAGI; encoded by the exons ATGGCCATCATCAACGCTTTTGGAAACATTCGTCTCTATGGTTTTTTACTGTCATGGTTTCTCGTATCTGCTGTGTGCGTTTGGGGACGACCAGCCACTTTTTTGCAAGACTTTCAAATCTCCTGGTCAGAGTCTCATATCAAGCAAATTGATCAGGGCAGGGCCATCCAACTCATTCTCGACAAAAACTCTG GTTGCGGTTTTGCTTCCAAGAGTAAGTACATGTTTGGCCGTGTTAGCATGAAAATCAAACTCATACCTGGAGATTCTGCAGGAACTGTCACTGCATTTTAT ATGAACTCTGACACCGACACTGTACGTGACGAGCTGGATTTTGAGTTCTTGGGGAACCGTAGTGGTCAGCCTTACACAGTTCAGACAAATATCTACGCTCATGGAAAAGGGGATAGAGAGCAAAGGGTGAACCTCTGGTTTGATCCTTCCGCGGATTTTCACACCTACACTATCATGTGGAATCATCACCATATTGT GTTCTACGTTGATGATTTTCCCATTAGAGTGTACAAGAACAATGAAGCGAAGGGAATCGCATACCCAAAGATGCAGGCTATGGGAGTGTATTCGACGTTGTGGGAAGCTGATAACTGGGCAACAAGAGGGGGATTGGAGAAAATCGATTGGAGTAAGGCACCATTTTATGCATATTACAAGGACTTTGACATTGAAGGGTGCCCAAGTCCGGGACCTGCTAACTGTGCCTCTAATCAAAGCAATTGGTGGGAAGGAGCTACATACCAAGCTCTTAATGCCATGGAAGCTCGAAGGTATAGGTGGGTTCGTCTTAACCATATGATCTATGATTACTGCCAAGATAAGCCAAGGTACACGGTCATCCCACCAGAGTGCCTTGCCGGCATTTAA